A window of Reinekea marina contains these coding sequences:
- a CDS encoding tetratricopeptide repeat protein, which produces MKARFIALATLLASTSFSEESVTPVVVPLFQAPANSEEAFNTEALAQFVALVQQQDWPTARMLADEIITEAEGLPRFDLYYGILLMQERAFDQAIFPLERVLFTNPSQHRARLELGRAYYFLGNFERAKVELNQVLAINPPTNVKTRVETLLAAIESAQSSRDISNVVGVSLLAGWDNNANGGSSLDEALDSNLLGLTELSNDSEPLSSGFGQWSINYALIKPTSQTGSQRLLFDYTNRLYTEPELPSTHTFTLGGLITSEQDKLRSSLPITIQLALAKDSLAQLTFDANYQLELLAWGPLWAGVKIGTQPSISVNDSSSTSVKDMAALVLNASERGRDHTFLSQYLQTSIAGEEDGHIEWRAMANQYQLNWPLKPALSLTSQFEHQWRIYKDEDLFFTVDEESTKLKTRQDHILSLNSQVNWQASPWLTSQTRLSFEWLRSNINAYERNRFAISQAISVQF; this is translated from the coding sequence ATGAAGGCTCGATTCATTGCATTGGCCACCTTGCTCGCGAGCACTAGTTTTTCAGAAGAATCCGTGACCCCTGTCGTTGTGCCACTTTTTCAAGCACCCGCCAATTCAGAAGAAGCGTTTAATACTGAAGCACTCGCGCAATTTGTTGCCTTAGTTCAACAACAAGATTGGCCTACGGCCAGGATGTTGGCCGATGAAATCATCACAGAGGCTGAAGGGTTACCCCGTTTTGATCTTTATTACGGCATACTTTTAATGCAAGAGAGGGCTTTTGATCAGGCGATTTTTCCGCTTGAACGCGTATTATTCACTAACCCAAGCCAGCACAGAGCACGCTTAGAGCTTGGTCGGGCCTACTATTTTCTTGGCAACTTCGAACGCGCTAAAGTAGAGCTCAATCAGGTATTGGCGATAAACCCGCCAACCAACGTTAAAACTCGCGTTGAAACGTTGTTAGCCGCTATTGAATCAGCGCAATCCAGCCGAGATATCAGTAACGTTGTCGGAGTTAGCCTATTAGCCGGCTGGGACAACAACGCAAATGGTGGCTCTAGCTTAGATGAAGCACTCGATTCAAACTTGCTGGGGTTAACCGAGCTCAGTAACGATTCCGAGCCACTCAGTAGTGGTTTTGGCCAGTGGTCAATCAATTACGCGCTTATTAAGCCGACCAGTCAAACCGGTAGCCAGCGATTATTGTTTGACTATACCAATCGCCTTTATACCGAACCAGAACTCCCATCAACGCATACCTTTACTCTAGGTGGGTTAATCACATCGGAGCAAGACAAGCTTCGCTCTAGCTTACCTATTACTATTCAGCTAGCGCTAGCCAAAGACTCCTTGGCTCAACTCACCTTTGATGCAAACTACCAGTTGGAACTGCTTGCATGGGGCCCTCTGTGGGCTGGCGTCAAAATAGGCACTCAACCGTCAATTTCAGTGAATGATTCATCCTCCACATCTGTCAAAGATATGGCAGCTTTGGTCTTAAATGCCTCAGAACGTGGACGAGATCACACTTTTTTGAGCCAATATTTGCAGACCAGTATCGCTGGGGAGGAGGATGGACATATCGAATGGCGCGCAATGGCGAACCAGTACCAGCTCAACTGGCCTTTAAAGCCTGCGTTGAGTTTGACCAGCCAGTTTGAGCACCAATGGCGAATTTATAAGGATGAAGATCTGTTTTTTACTGTAGACGAGGAATCTACCAAGTTAAAAACACGGCAAGATCACATTCTTAGCCTTAATAGCCAAGTAAATTGGCAGGCAAGCCCTTGGCTTACATCACAAACGCGACTTTCGTTTGAATGGCTAAGAAGTAACATTAATGCATATGAACGCAATCGCTTTGCCATCAGCCAAGCCATCAGTGTTCAATTTTGA
- a CDS encoding FecR family protein, with amino-acid sequence MHMNAIALPSAKPSVFNFEEGVPMNKLIQLVTVILISVMATTAFAQVGKVIIAQGETYAVDATSQSRTIKRRSVILEGDTLVTGADGEVHIRFNDNAILALRANSQLKINEYHGQSNGQPEKVLMELLSGGFRTITGSFGKSNKEAYQIRTPNASIGIRGTNYEAVISGPDLVVGVYDGGVKLQNPSGTLNLGLDSAFSFAKVASPQGPIQGLVQPPAELTEALTVSTNDVAPSTEPEEADNSEQAKVQEEDEDALNIENVTIEEETAPSQPAPVETAVRPTLNPLKTLSQSTEQAIEKLKAEANLSEYADARLTLAQLHELNNNPGVGFVVVNDHSDYMPAVFKADNLITAGPTIGGVTFDIVLTSGLGTKVIPVSIGSVTLSEATIMSAISTAIDANQDMLDGSSTLIPSNIKVSVDPSGRLTLTGFGNNDENGSLKFEINNFSGVAADVNDVKISLGLCTGDCSNTPTFTSDSHAYGSNDGATHYGYVLKGKNGPVFVNYESESITVLNGGYKTPDHVFRGHPDATNTRFNSLDTNNDGVNDIDWGFWDANTSQPAILMSDPNNATVSEKMDKGFYYVRATPAKQAVLTGLRTFDCNPCTGNNWHAQSSTGNVTSLSANLEVSFSSGEAVGNVNITDANDNAWDLTYFGMASGSKINSEFAFGTLNYQGTTYDAVGQVDGMFVGDSSQLGFLAGFGFNTTNMDNFHQSTEGVFYIPE; translated from the coding sequence ATGCATATGAACGCAATCGCTTTGCCATCAGCCAAGCCATCAGTGTTCAATTTTGAAGAAGGTGTGCCCATGAATAAGTTAATACAGCTTGTAACGGTTATCTTAATCAGTGTCATGGCAACCACTGCTTTTGCTCAGGTCGGAAAGGTGATCATCGCTCAAGGTGAAACCTATGCCGTTGATGCAACCAGCCAGTCTCGAACCATTAAACGGCGCTCAGTCATTTTAGAGGGCGACACCCTAGTTACCGGTGCTGATGGTGAAGTGCATATTCGCTTTAACGATAACGCCATATTAGCTCTGCGAGCAAACTCTCAACTTAAAATTAACGAATATCACGGCCAAAGTAACGGGCAGCCTGAAAAAGTGCTGATGGAACTTTTATCCGGTGGATTTAGAACCATTACGGGCTCATTTGGCAAATCGAATAAAGAGGCCTATCAAATCAGAACGCCGAACGCGAGTATCGGTATTCGCGGTACTAACTATGAAGCCGTCATAAGCGGACCCGACTTAGTGGTGGGCGTATATGATGGTGGTGTCAAACTGCAAAACCCTAGCGGCACTTTAAATTTGGGCTTAGACAGTGCCTTTAGCTTTGCCAAAGTTGCTTCACCTCAAGGCCCTATTCAAGGTTTAGTGCAACCACCAGCTGAATTAACAGAAGCCTTAACGGTATCAACCAATGATGTTGCCCCTTCAACAGAGCCAGAAGAAGCCGACAACAGCGAACAGGCCAAAGTTCAAGAGGAAGACGAGGATGCGCTAAATATTGAAAATGTCACCATTGAAGAAGAAACGGCGCCTTCTCAGCCAGCCCCCGTCGAAACTGCAGTTCGGCCAACTCTGAATCCATTAAAAACCTTATCTCAAAGTACTGAACAGGCCATTGAGAAATTAAAGGCAGAAGCCAACTTATCAGAATATGCTGATGCTCGCTTAACTCTAGCGCAACTGCATGAGTTGAATAACAACCCAGGTGTTGGCTTTGTGGTTGTGAACGACCATTCCGATTATATGCCCGCTGTATTTAAAGCAGACAACCTAATTACGGCCGGCCCTACGATAGGAGGCGTAACGTTTGACATAGTCTTAACATCTGGGCTTGGCACCAAAGTTATTCCTGTTTCAATTGGATCAGTCACTCTATCTGAAGCGACCATCATGAGTGCAATCAGTACAGCAATTGATGCAAACCAAGATATGCTCGATGGTAGCAGCACTTTAATCCCGTCAAATATAAAAGTAAGTGTTGATCCTAGCGGCCGTTTAACGTTGACCGGCTTCGGTAATAATGATGAAAACGGTTCTTTGAAATTCGAAATTAACAATTTCTCAGGCGTTGCAGCCGATGTAAACGATGTCAAAATAAGCTTAGGCCTATGCACTGGCGATTGCAGCAACACGCCTACATTCACATCTGATAGCCACGCCTATGGCAGCAACGATGGCGCCACCCATTACGGCTACGTTTTAAAAGGCAAAAATGGCCCTGTTTTCGTCAACTACGAATCGGAAAGCATTACAGTACTTAATGGTGGCTATAAAACACCAGACCATGTTTTTAGAGGCCACCCCGATGCGACCAATACTCGTTTTAACTCATTAGATACCAACAACGATGGCGTGAACGATATCGATTGGGGCTTCTGGGATGCCAATACCAGCCAACCGGCCATATTAATGAGTGACCCAAATAACGCCACGGTTTCAGAAAAAATGGACAAAGGCTTCTACTATGTTCGAGCTACGCCGGCCAAACAAGCTGTCTTAACGGGCTTACGAACCTTCGATTGCAATCCTTGCACCGGCAATAACTGGCACGCGCAGAGCTCAACGGGCAATGTAACCTCCCTATCGGCTAATTTAGAAGTAAGCTTTTCATCTGGCGAAGCCGTTGGCAATGTCAATATAACCGATGCCAACGACAACGCATGGGATCTTACCTATTTTGGCATGGCCAGTGGTTCTAAAATCAATAGCGAATTTGCCTTTGGTACCTTAAATTACCAAGGCACCACCTACGATGCTGTCGGTCAGGTTGATGGCATGTTCGTGGGCGATTCCAGCCAACTCGGGTTTTTAGCTGGCTTCGGGTTTAATACCACAAACATGGATAACTTCCATCAATCGACCGAAGGCGTTTTTTATATACCCGAATAA
- the fabA gene encoding 3-hydroxyacyl-[acyl-carrier-protein] dehydratase FabA → MSDRPSSLDKNDLIECGHGRMFGPGNAQLPVDNMLMMDRITTISDEGGEYGKGFIRAELDVNPDLWFFQCHFPGDPVMPGCLGLDAMWQLVGFYLGWRGNPGKGRALGVGELTFKGQIMPDAKKVVYKLEIKRVIESRLVMGIADGIVECDGKEIYFAKDLKVGLFKPEQMK, encoded by the coding sequence ATGTCAGATCGACCTTCTTCATTAGATAAAAACGACCTCATTGAGTGCGGCCATGGCCGAATGTTTGGCCCAGGCAATGCACAATTACCTGTCGACAACATGTTGATGATGGATCGAATAACCACCATTTCCGATGAAGGTGGTGAATACGGCAAAGGCTTTATTCGCGCAGAACTCGATGTAAACCCCGATTTATGGTTTTTCCAATGCCACTTCCCAGGCGACCCAGTAATGCCTGGCTGCCTTGGCCTTGACGCCATGTGGCAATTGGTTGGCTTTTACTTAGGCTGGCGTGGCAACCCTGGTAAAGGGCGAGCGCTGGGCGTAGGTGAACTTACCTTTAAAGGGCAAATCATGCCCGACGCTAAAAAAGTAGTTTATAAGCTCGAAATTAAGCGCGTCATTGAAAGTCGCTTAGTAATGGGTATTGCAGATGGTATTGTTGAGTGCGACGGCAAAGAAATTTACTTTGCAAAAGACCTCAAAGTTGGCTTATTCAAGCCAGAACAAATGAAGTAA
- the fabB gene encoding beta-ketoacyl-ACP synthase I has translation MKRVVVTGMGIVSCIGNDVASVTESLKAGKSGISFNEKYAELGMRSHISGTPSIDLKEHIDRKSIRFMGEAAGYAYVAMQQAIEDAGLSEEQYSNPRVGLVAGSGGADSASQTESANILLEKGLKRVGPYRVTQTMGSTVSACLATPFKIKGVNYSITSACATSAHCIGNGMELIQLGKQDIVFAGGGEAEHWTMSCLFDAMGALSTKYNDAPESASRAYDADRDGFVIAGGGGMLVLEEYEHAKARGAKIYGELVGYGATSDGYNMVAPSGEGAVRCMQMAMENVDGDIDYINAHGTSTPAGDVTELKAVREVFGDNMPAIASTKSLTGHSLGATGVQEAIYSLIMMNENFIAASKNVENIDPEAGDNVNIVTERKDGVTLNNVMSNSFGFGGTNATLVFSRAK, from the coding sequence ATGAAACGCGTTGTAGTTACAGGAATGGGCATTGTGTCTTGCATAGGCAACGATGTCGCCTCTGTTACAGAATCTCTTAAAGCAGGTAAGTCGGGTATTTCGTTTAACGAAAAATACGCAGAACTTGGAATGCGCAGCCATATCAGCGGTACTCCTTCGATTGATTTAAAAGAACACATTGACCGCAAATCTATTCGGTTCATGGGCGAAGCCGCCGGTTACGCCTACGTTGCAATGCAACAGGCAATCGAAGACGCAGGTTTAAGCGAAGAGCAATACTCTAACCCACGTGTGGGCTTAGTTGCTGGCTCTGGCGGTGCTGATTCAGCAAGCCAAACTGAATCTGCGAACATTCTGTTAGAAAAAGGCCTAAAGCGTGTAGGCCCTTACCGTGTGACGCAAACCATGGGTTCTACGGTTTCGGCTTGCCTAGCAACGCCTTTTAAAATAAAAGGGGTTAATTACTCAATTACATCAGCCTGCGCGACCAGTGCACATTGTATTGGCAACGGCATGGAGCTGATTCAACTGGGCAAGCAAGATATCGTGTTTGCTGGCGGCGGTGAAGCTGAACATTGGACCATGAGCTGTTTATTTGATGCCATGGGTGCTTTATCTACGAAGTACAACGATGCACCAGAAAGCGCAAGCCGCGCTTACGATGCGGATCGTGATGGCTTTGTTATTGCTGGCGGTGGCGGTATGTTGGTTCTAGAAGAATACGAACATGCTAAAGCTCGTGGCGCAAAAATCTACGGTGAATTAGTTGGCTATGGCGCAACCAGCGATGGTTACAACATGGTTGCTCCTAGCGGTGAAGGCGCTGTACGTTGCATGCAAATGGCCATGGAAAATGTCGACGGCGATATTGATTACATTAACGCACACGGCACCAGTACACCGGCCGGTGACGTTACAGAATTGAAAGCCGTGCGTGAAGTGTTTGGCGATAACATGCCAGCCATTGCTTCAACTAAATCTTTAACAGGTCATAGTTTAGGCGCAACCGGCGTACAAGAAGCCATTTACAGCCTTATCATGATGAATGAAAACTTCATCGCGGCCAGTAAGAACGTTGAAAACATAGATCCTGAAGCTGGTGATAATGTGAACATTGTTACGGAGCGCAAAGATGGGGTTACGCTGAATAACGTAATGTCGAATAGCTTTGGTTTTGGTGGTACGAACGCTACCTTGGTGTTTTCAAGAGCCAAGTAA
- a CDS encoding DUF4177 domain-containing protein, which translates to MEYKVVIYQEGMLGSLVLGGSKVNPIKFTEFLNKNSAEGWRVQTMEKDIRRMLLFWKREAYVVILGREK; encoded by the coding sequence ATGGAATACAAAGTAGTTATTTATCAAGAAGGGATGCTGGGGTCATTGGTGTTAGGCGGTTCTAAGGTTAACCCGATAAAATTCACGGAATTTTTAAATAAGAACTCTGCAGAAGGTTGGCGAGTTCAAACAATGGAAAAGGATATCCGTCGTATGCTTTTGTTTTGGAAGCGTGAAGCTTATGTCGTTATTTTAGGTCGAGAAAAATGA
- a CDS encoding DUF3224 domain-containing protein encodes MNAKGQFEVSLKPIDGYAQGKHGNNLGRMSIDKTFTGDLDATSQGEMLSAMTSTQGSAGYVAIEQVEGSLAGKQGSFVLQHFGTMDKGEDNLILEVVADSGTGELAGIKGSMKIDIKEGVHFYQFDYEF; translated from the coding sequence ATGAATGCGAAAGGGCAATTCGAAGTCTCGCTTAAACCAATAGATGGCTATGCTCAGGGCAAGCACGGAAATAATTTAGGGCGTATGTCTATTGATAAAACATTTACCGGCGACCTAGACGCTACAAGCCAAGGTGAAATGCTCAGTGCCATGACATCTACTCAAGGTTCCGCGGGTTATGTTGCGATCGAACAAGTTGAGGGGTCGTTAGCCGGTAAACAAGGTAGTTTTGTGTTGCAGCATTTTGGCACAATGGATAAAGGCGAAGATAACTTAATTCTTGAAGTCGTGGCTGATTCAGGTACCGGTGAGTTAGCTGGTATAAAAGGCTCTATGAAAATCGATATAAAAGAGGGTGTTCACTTTTATCAGTTCGATTATGAGTTTTAA
- a CDS encoding DUF924 family protein codes for MTHDDVLAFWFEEINPKQWWVKDEAFDEDIRRRFLNLHQQAHQCELFSWRATAQGRLAEVIVLDQFSRNMYRDTAQAFASDTLALALAQEAVLQGDDQALSPSQRSFLYMPYMHSESLVVHEEAERLFAALGNENTLEFERRHKAIIEKYGRYPHRNYILGRESSEQEIAFLEQPGSSF; via the coding sequence ATGACACACGATGATGTTTTAGCATTTTGGTTTGAGGAGATTAACCCAAAACAATGGTGGGTAAAAGATGAAGCGTTTGATGAAGATATTCGTCGACGCTTTCTGAATTTGCACCAGCAAGCACATCAGTGTGAACTATTTTCTTGGCGAGCTACGGCGCAAGGTCGACTTGCCGAGGTGATCGTATTAGATCAATTTTCACGAAATATGTATCGCGACACGGCGCAAGCTTTTGCATCGGATACGCTCGCACTCGCTTTAGCGCAAGAAGCCGTTTTGCAAGGTGATGACCAAGCATTGTCGCCCTCACAACGCAGTTTTTTGTACATGCCTTATATGCACAGTGAATCACTTGTCGTGCACGAAGAAGCCGAGCGCCTGTTTGCCGCACTGGGTAACGAAAATACACTAGAATTTGAGCGCCGCCATAAGGCGATCATCGAAAAATATGGTCGATATCCACACCGAAATTATATTTTAGGTCGCGAATCGAGTGAGCAAGAAATAGCGTTTCTAGAGCAGCCGGGCTCTTCCTTTTAG
- the tdh gene encoding L-threonine 3-dehydrogenase — protein sequence MKALAKLKAEPGIWMTNVPEPEVGHNDLLIKIKKTAICGTDVHIYNWDHWSQENVPVGLVTGHEYVGEVVGMGQEVSGFSVGDRVSGEGHITCGFCRNCRAGRRHLCRNTQGVGVNRAGAFAEYLVIPAFNAFKLPADVTDDMAAIFDPFGNAVHTALSFNMVAEDVLITGAGPIGIMAAAVAKHVGARNVVVTDINDYRLALAKQMGASTTVNVAQESLSEVMERLGMAEGFDVGLEMSGVPSAFRAMLESMNHGGKIAMLGIPPEQMGIDWTQVIFKGLEIKGIYGREMFETWYKMAGLIQSGLDLKPIITHNLPIDEFQKGFDIMRSGQSGKVILEW from the coding sequence ATGAAAGCATTAGCAAAATTAAAAGCCGAACCCGGCATCTGGATGACCAATGTTCCTGAGCCAGAAGTCGGACATAACGACTTACTGATAAAAATTAAAAAAACCGCCATTTGCGGTACCGATGTTCACATATATAACTGGGATCATTGGTCACAAGAAAACGTGCCGGTTGGCTTGGTTACAGGTCATGAATACGTTGGCGAAGTGGTGGGAATGGGCCAAGAAGTTAGCGGTTTTAGCGTTGGCGATCGTGTCAGTGGGGAAGGTCATATTACCTGTGGTTTTTGCCGAAACTGTCGAGCAGGGCGTCGTCATTTATGTCGAAATACGCAAGGTGTGGGCGTTAACAGAGCCGGAGCCTTTGCAGAGTATTTAGTGATACCTGCTTTTAATGCTTTTAAGCTGCCGGCCGACGTGACTGATGATATGGCCGCCATTTTTGATCCGTTTGGTAATGCGGTGCACACGGCACTGAGCTTTAATATGGTGGCCGAAGATGTACTCATTACGGGAGCAGGTCCAATAGGAATCATGGCTGCAGCTGTGGCTAAGCACGTTGGCGCGCGCAATGTCGTGGTCACCGATATCAACGATTATCGCTTAGCCTTGGCAAAGCAAATGGGTGCCAGCACCACCGTCAACGTGGCTCAAGAATCGTTGAGCGAGGTTATGGAGCGTTTAGGTATGGCGGAAGGCTTTGATGTTGGGTTAGAAATGTCGGGCGTACCGAGTGCGTTTCGCGCCATGCTTGAATCCATGAACCATGGCGGCAAAATAGCCATGCTGGGTATTCCTCCTGAGCAAATGGGGATTGATTGGACGCAAGTTATATTCAAGGGTTTAGAAATAAAAGGCATTTATGGCCGTGAAATGTTTGAAACCTGGTACAAAATGGCCGGGCTTATTCAATCGGGCTTAGATTTAAAACCCATTATTACGCATAACTTGCCGATTGATGAATTTCAAAAAGGCTTTGATATTATGCGCAGTGGCCAATCAGGTAAGGTTATATTAGAGTGGTAG
- a CDS encoding glycine C-acetyltransferase, with translation MSKSLLKQLPLQLNQLKEEGLFKNERELLGPQGAEISTNQGEVINLCANNYLGLANSPQLINAAKQGMDQFGFGAASVRFICGTQAVHKQLEKALSEFLGMDDTILYSSCFDANGGLFETLLDDQDAVISDSLNHASIIDGVRLCKAKRFRYANNNMDELESILQQCQDAKTRLIVTDGVFSMDGVIADLKTICDLADKYDALVMVDDSHATGFLGDNGKGSHEYCDVISRIDIITGTLGKALGGASGGYTAAKQPIVDWLRQRSRPYLFSNSLAPAIAHATLTALELVQQGDQLRKQLWAHASYFRARMEAAGFTLAGKDHAIIPVMIGDAVVAGKFAEEMLKRDIYVVSFSFPVVPKGQARIRTQMNAALTKAQLDRAIDAFIEVGKLHGVIK, from the coding sequence ATGTCTAAATCATTATTAAAGCAATTGCCATTGCAGCTGAATCAACTAAAAGAAGAGGGCTTGTTCAAAAATGAACGAGAACTTTTAGGGCCACAAGGTGCCGAAATATCAACCAATCAGGGAGAAGTTATAAACCTTTGTGCCAATAATTACCTTGGTTTAGCGAATTCTCCGCAGTTAATAAACGCCGCTAAACAGGGCATGGACCAGTTCGGTTTTGGTGCCGCATCGGTACGATTTATTTGTGGAACTCAAGCGGTTCATAAGCAGCTTGAAAAGGCACTGAGTGAATTTTTAGGGATGGACGACACCATCTTGTACTCCAGTTGTTTTGATGCAAACGGCGGCCTATTTGAGACGTTGCTCGATGATCAAGATGCGGTGATTTCAGATTCATTGAATCATGCCTCTATTATTGATGGCGTTCGTTTGTGTAAAGCAAAACGGTTTCGTTATGCCAACAACAATATGGATGAACTCGAATCCATATTGCAGCAGTGTCAAGACGCCAAAACACGATTAATTGTAACCGACGGCGTTTTCTCTATGGATGGCGTCATTGCTGATTTAAAAACTATCTGTGACTTAGCCGATAAATACGACGCCCTAGTTATGGTCGATGACAGCCACGCCACTGGCTTTTTAGGTGACAACGGCAAAGGCAGCCATGAATACTGTGATGTGATCTCGCGAATAGACATCATAACGGGCACTTTAGGTAAAGCTTTAGGTGGCGCTAGTGGCGGTTACACGGCGGCAAAGCAACCCATTGTTGATTGGTTGCGCCAACGTTCACGGCCCTATTTATTCTCTAATTCTTTGGCACCTGCCATAGCACACGCCACATTAACGGCACTAGAGCTGGTACAACAGGGTGATCAACTGCGTAAACAGCTGTGGGCTCACGCTAGTTACTTTAGGGCGCGAATGGAAGCTGCCGGCTTTACGTTAGCTGGGAAAGATCATGCCATTATTCCCGTCATGATCGGTGATGCCGTAGTAGCCGGTAAGTTTGCAGAAGAAATGCTCAAACGCGATATCTATGTTGTTAGTTTTAGCTTTCCTGTTGTACCCAAAGGGCAGGCGAGAATACGTACTCAAATGAACGCGGCTCTAACCAAAGCTCAATTAGATAGAGCCATCGATGCGTTTATTGAAGTGGGTAAGTTGCACGGAGTGATTAAATGA
- a CDS encoding lysophospholipid acyltransferase family protein yields MSEFPKIPDSWDRFGNRFSRWLGRTVLKAWGWKVEGEIPDIPKAMFTVAPHTSNWDFPIGLMVMFAMDFKVYWMGKHTLFSWPFNGIMTKWGGIPVYRHAPKGLAEQIADRFKAHETMLVAIAPEGTRKKVGHLKSGFLRIAKAANVPVFRVTIDYKTKTVRFLDLFYPTDSVEKDAQECYEFFGQYQGKIPSNY; encoded by the coding sequence GTGTCTGAATTTCCAAAAATCCCAGACAGCTGGGATCGGTTTGGCAATCGTTTTAGCCGTTGGCTGGGACGAACTGTTTTAAAAGCTTGGGGCTGGAAAGTAGAAGGCGAAATACCTGATATCCCTAAAGCCATGTTTACGGTGGCGCCGCACACCAGTAATTGGGATTTCCCGATTGGCTTAATGGTGATGTTCGCTATGGACTTTAAAGTGTATTGGATGGGCAAACACACCCTGTTTAGCTGGCCATTTAACGGAATAATGACGAAGTGGGGCGGTATTCCGGTTTATCGTCATGCACCTAAAGGGTTGGCAGAACAAATTGCCGATCGTTTTAAAGCTCACGAAACCATGCTGGTGGCTATTGCGCCCGAAGGAACACGTAAAAAAGTCGGACACTTAAAGTCCGGTTTTTTGCGAATTGCTAAAGCTGCAAATGTTCCTGTGTTCCGGGTAACTATTGACTATAAGACTAAAACCGTTCGATTTTTAGACTTATTCTATCCTACCGACAGCGTCGAAAAAGATGCTCAAGAATGCTACGAATTTTTTGGTCAGTACCAAGGCAAAATACCGAGTAATTACTGA